Within Hoplias malabaricus isolate fHopMal1 chromosome 16, fHopMal1.hap1, whole genome shotgun sequence, the genomic segment cagaaatgttacaACATGTAACAACAGTAGAGGCTACGGCTGCAGTGCAGAACAGAATATTAAttatgttggatgagcaggttttCACAAATTAGGAGTATGAAGTATAACTAGTGTAATATGTAATGCACTCTATCCAACAGACATGAAAGTGAAATGTACAAGACACTACTGAATGAGTTTGACAAACACCAGAAGGAGCTGATGCTGGAGAATGCAGAGCTGAAGAAAGTGCTGCAGCAAATGAAACGAGAAATGGTGGGCATTTTAAGTCCTAAGAAACACAGCCAAAAGGAAGAGAAATGCCCTGAAAACATAGATCAGGTCAGTCTTCTATGATGGAGATTACTAAACTTAGTCCAGTATTGATACCATTTTCATGAGTGACTTTCTCATATGTGGTCTGGTTTGCGTTACATAAATAGCAAATAGCTTCTGACGAAGAGGAGACTTCAGAGATGTCATGTGAATATGCTCGAGAAAAGCTCACCAACAGCATCCGCCAGCAGTGGAGGAAGCTCAAAAACCATGTAGAGAACCTAGACAACAAAGGTACTACTGGCTCTTAAGActtttgtaaaaaaacaaaacaaaaaacaaaaaaaaaaaaacccaaaacactgGGCTTACTCAGGACATCGCGACTTGTATCATTGTGAATAGTTTAATAGAAAGGAAATAATGATTCTTGGCTTCTAAAGGAGCTGAGAGATAAAACAAGACTTTCTGAATTCAATTGTTCATGTTCCAGCATCTATGGTACACAAGGAAAAAGTGGTTGGAGAGATGATTACAAAAGAAATCCATCAAGAAGAAATGGAGAGACTCAAGATGGAGATCCAGCAGTGCAAGGACTTTATTCAGACTCAGCAGCAACTATTACAGGTAAACACCTgatctctgtgtttgtctgaAAGCTCCAGTTATTTGATACTTTTGGATATTCTGAATGTTATGCTTGGGTATATCTGTGTCACCAATAGCAACAACTCAACACACCATGTGATGAAGAGACTGCAGCTGTGCTAAACGACTGCTATATGTTAGAAGAGAAGGAGCGCTTAAAGGAAGAGTGGAGAACTTTTGAAGAACAGAGGAAAAACTTTGAAATGGAGAGGAGGAGTTTCACAGAAGCAGCCATCAGATTGGGTCATGAGGTTATTCATCAAGTTTAATTATCacacatttttgaccattttagGGCAGGGGGAGGTTAATTAATCAGCTCTGTCAGTTTTTAactgtattattgttattaagcAGTAATATGAATCATTTGACTTAACTCTGTATATAGTAAACAAAGTGCTCTCTACTTTCTTTTACAGAGAAAGATGTTTGAGGAAGATCGTGCCACATGGCTAAAGCACCAGTTTTTGAACATGACGTTTACAGAACACTTGAACATAAAGACTCAAACTGGATTATCTGAATGTAAGCCATTATATGTTTAAACTTTTCATTTGCCTTTTTATTATAAAACCACAATAAGAAACAGTAATCATTGCATTCAAATTTTGATATAGATTCTGgacaagaacacaaacatcCATCAGGTCCTAAAACACCACTCTAGCATCATTGTATCTAACACTGCCAGCGAAAGGGTCCAGAGAGATGGCGTTACTGCTGAAAGCCTTGTAATTACAAAGAACATCGGAGCCAATCTAAGAGCTGTACAACTACCAAGACAATAAATTTCTTTCTAAAGGATGAGTACAAACATGATAGTCCTGTGAAGGAGGCCATTTACAGATGTAGTTTGTCTtgatattgtttacattttttgggTCTTGATGTGTGATCATTAGAtatgtaaaaatgatttactttatcatttttgttctattcatttatttattcaaaggGTAAAACAAATTGAATGTTAAAATGCTATCCACATTCTGAACATAATTCTAATTGTGATGTGGGCATTGCATGCTTTAGCATTAACTTGCATTTTCTTATTTCTCTTTACTATccaattttaatgtttaatttcttAAACATTTTCTTATATGTTTTGTTGTACTAGTCATAGGTTATGCATCATTTGCCATTTTATAATTAGTAATTGGTAGAGGGAATAATTTGTGATCTTTGTGTTGTTGTAACATCTTATCTTTTTTCTGTGACGTTTCAGTTTATTATGAGATCTACTGGCCTTAGGCTTTCTGCAGTTATGCTTTTCTTGTGCCTAAGATTTGCTTAACTGCTATTGCAAGTTACACTTGAATTAACTACTTTAAAATGTGCTGAATACTTTAgctagtatatatatatatataaagcagtGTAATAGTTTGTTTATTGAAATGTTACAGTATGTTTCCATGAATAATAGGCAATTAACCTTAGCCCACTTCTCACTGAACTCCATTTTgagtttttctttgttgtttgacTTTTTCAAGATCTACATTCAGATACCTGATATCCATGCCAGAAATAAACCATAAAAAGTCAGGTTTTAAgactttaatttaaaatttctAACTTTAAAGGTTTGGAAGTCTTAAATTAAAATGACTTATTTCTGAAAATATGTCTATACTGTAGCCATgaaacacatgcacaaaaaaaaaaaagacataacaGAGTTTACTTTTTGAATGcgtgtcatttttatttacttttagtccttttgtaattaaatgatttttttacataaattcaTGGAATGTCTAAACAACAAATGTATTCCCCAAAGGATTTTGCTCATTTCCAGAGTTGGAAGAACATCGTTCTGCAGCCTCCATTTCGTCCAACACGTTCTCGCCTACTTTCTGCAGCTGCTGCATTAATTTCTGCAGAGTTTCCATGGCAGCATTCCTGTTCCTAGCACAAATGTCTGAATCCAGTTTCTCGATGCTGCTTTGAATATGCACATTCTGGAGAGCAGGAATACGTCCATCTTTTTCAATGGGCAGAGCAACAGGTAGATGCACATCCATCTGTGCCAGGGTCATCTAGTGGTTAAATAAAAACGTTAAATGCTGTTAGATGAGTGTTAAAAAATATTCAATTATTCACAGGTTTTAGATAAATTACTCGTTACCTGTGGCGCTCTCACAATCATATTAAAGGACCTCTGAGTTGGAAGGGCCACAATTACAGCAACTTCCCTCTTGTTATCAGTTCTCTCAATAGACAATCCAGTTTTTTGAGATGCTCTGTAAGTTGGGATGTATTCAGATACCCTGTTGGTAGAAGGACATGCAAggaatgataaaaaataaacattatgtATAAATCAGAAACACTCTGTGTGATTTGTTATTTTGATGTTTCATCTATACCATTTAACATAGCTGGTCACAAGGTAAAGAAGTCTAGGAAGTCTGTCCCACTCCACTTCAACACGGAGAGCAGGGTTTGAATCATGGACTCCAGCTTTAGCCTTAAAAGTCACGTTATATTCCTGGCACTCTTTACCCCAAGAAACCTCGGCCTAATAGCCGAGTTAGAGAATGAGAGCTTAGTGCAAATCTTTCTATCATTCTGAATGATAATCAACATAAATGAAAGCAGGGCATTCTCTCAGAAACGTCTGCAGAAGACCAGACTTACGCTCAATTTATGCTTGCTTGCCAGGACACCATCAGCACACATCTTCCATTTGACCTTATCAGCAATGGAGGAAATCACAATCTGTGATCTTGCAGTGGATCTATCCAAGTACCCAGCAATCAGGTATCCCACAGTACGATTACTCCTCACAGCACAAGCAACGATGGCAAATTCAGGTGGAATAGCATCTCCAAGGAACTTAGCCTGAAAGGAGAATCATGCACCTTGGTCATTTTATTATGAACTTTAACTGAGctgattcatttaaattttttatgaCCACAATGAAGATTATTTCTTACTTTGTTTTTGAGGTTCTCAATGTTACCGGACATAGACTCTCTCTTTAAGGTCAAATActgaaacaaaagcaaaaaatgtaatttatttaaaatattgctcTTGAAGTTAGtatacatataaacaaacaaaaacaaaaaagggcagcatggtggtgcagcaggtagtgtcgcagtcacacagctccagggatctggaggttgtgggttcgattcccattccgggtgactgtctgtgaggagttggtgtgttctccccgtgtctgtgtgggttccctccgggtgctctggtttcctcccacagtccaaaaacacatgttggtaggtggattggcgactcaaaagtgtccgtaggtgtgagtgaaagtgtctgtgttgccctgtgaaggactggcgccccctccaaggtgtattcccgccttgcgcccaatgattccaga encodes:
- the LOC136671711 gene encoding afadin- and alpha-actinin-binding protein-like isoform X1; the encoded protein is MPESSYDGKNNICSYPAMPPSRQYSQSTMSLLPVSPYSGPKDFCTEANISECMLYISQELSSLGLPSVFYDLNGIRELDVLSTLNSMYSLLQLHQRAVGAVEDLEVEQLKVSSDLHCQQLTNSKLKDQLELSKKENVRLRERERQLEANIKTLQSCLKNEKEEVQKLQSVIASRATQYNHEMKRKEREFSKLKERLSQLLKDKKEKKHGMEVLNYVGRSDGRRSQWKTGKTDARHESEMYKTLLNEFDKHQKELMLENAELKKVLQQMKREMVGILSPKKHSQKEEKCPENIDQQIASDEEETSEMSCEYAREKLTNSIRQQWRKLKNHVENLDNKASMVHKEKVVGEMITKEIHQEEMERLKMEIQQCKDFIQTQQQLLQQQLNTPCDEETAAVLNDCYMLEEKERLKEEWRTFEEQRKNFEMERRSFTEAAIRLGHERKMFEEDRATWLKHQFLNMTFTEHLNIKTQTGLSEYSGQEHKHPSGPKTPL
- the LOC136671711 gene encoding afadin- and alpha-actinin-binding protein-like isoform X2 — its product is MPPSRQYSQSTMSLLPVSPYSGPKDFCTEANISECMLYISQELSSLGLPSVFYDLNGIRELDVLSTLNSMYSLLQLHQRAVGAVEDLEVEQLKVSSDLHCQQLTNSKLKDQLELSKKENVRLRERERQLEANIKTLQSCLKNEKEEVQKLQSVIASRATQYNHEMKRKEREFSKLKERLSQLLKDKKEKKHGMEVLNYVGRSDGRRSQWKTGKTDARHESEMYKTLLNEFDKHQKELMLENAELKKVLQQMKREMVGILSPKKHSQKEEKCPENIDQQIASDEEETSEMSCEYAREKLTNSIRQQWRKLKNHVENLDNKASMVHKEKVVGEMITKEIHQEEMERLKMEIQQCKDFIQTQQQLLQQQLNTPCDEETAAVLNDCYMLEEKERLKEEWRTFEEQRKNFEMERRSFTEAAIRLGHERKMFEEDRATWLKHQFLNMTFTEHLNIKTQTGLSEYSGQEHKHPSGPKTPL